The following are encoded together in the Lathyrus oleraceus cultivar Zhongwan6 chromosome 3, CAAS_Psat_ZW6_1.0, whole genome shotgun sequence genome:
- the LOC127126038 gene encoding protein LIGHT-DEPENDENT SHORT HYPOCOTYLS 4 has protein sequence MDSIQQFIQTCNNENTCNFMNTISSSSNNNTTSLTTTTTTTTTASGSSSSSAASTITNTPNSSSRYENQKRRDWNTFGQYLKNHRPPLSLSRCSGAHVLEFLRYLDQFGKTKVHTPICPFYGHPNPPAPCPCPLRQAWGSLDALIGRLRAAFEENGGKPETNPFGARAVRLYLREVRDLQSKARGISYEKKKRKRPPQPPPRLQQQQVPPTQGASAAQ, from the exons ATGGATTCAATTCAACAATTTATACAAACATGTAACAATGAAAACACCTGCAACTTCATGAATACAATaagcagcagcagcaacaacaacacaacaagcttaacaacaacaacaacaacaacaaccacagcaaGTGGAAGCTCTTCTTCATCTGCAGCTTCAACCATAACCAACACACCGAACAGTAGCAGCCGGTATGAGAATCAGAAACGCCGTGACTGGAACACTTTTGGTCAGTACCTCAAGAATCACCGTCCTCCACTTTCTCTTTCTAGATGCAGCGGTGCACATGTGCTTGAATTTCTCAG GTATTTGGATCAATTTGGGAAAACAAAAGTTCACACACCAATTTGTCCATTTTATGGTCATCCAAACCCTCCAGCACCATGTCCATGTCCTCTAAGGCAAGCATGGGGAAGCCTAGATGCACTGATAGGCCGTCTTCGTGCCGCGTTCGAAGAAAATGGAGGAAAACCAGAAACAAATCCTTTTGGAGCTCGAGCAGTGAGGCTCTACCTTCGCGAAGTTCGCGATCTTCAATCGAAGGCAAGAGGGATTAGTTATGAGAAAAAGAAGAGAAAACGACCACCACAACCACCACCACGGCTACAGCAACAACAAGTTCCACCAACACAAGGTGCAAGTGCAGCTCAATAG